A window of the Eleutherodactylus coqui strain aEleCoq1 chromosome 8, aEleCoq1.hap1, whole genome shotgun sequence genome harbors these coding sequences:
- the LOC136576340 gene encoding uncharacterized protein has translation MPALTAARGLTGLADVSRKEREKVQGVLRKGMTPVILEEMVPYLSRYPDREKAELLFKGFRDGFHIPPPVHGVPFSLKNLRSALEYPEVVTEKLMKEVRLGRMAGPFEEPPVQDFVVSPLGVVPKKEPNKFRLIHHLSYPRGASVNDGIDPELCSVVYTSFDAALHWVRNYGRGALMAKADIESAFRLLPVTQESVRLLGCFWAGSYFADRCLPMGCSISCAYFEAFSSFLEWVVKDTAAVQSVIHYLDDFLCVGPGGSPVCANLLGTLQWVAKRFGVPLAPEKTEGPTTCLSFLGITIDSEAMECRLPEEKLRNLQEELGAARVAKKITLKGLQSLLGKLNFACRIMPMGRVFSRRLAAATAGIRAPHHFIRLGVSHKADLAVWSAFLEKYNGRSVIMGEVSSNVDWELYTDAAGSAGFGAYFQGRWCAGEWPEQWKQEGLVRNLVLLELFPIVVAITLWGNHFRDRKVRFHCDNMGVVQVINNLSASSPPVVNLLRQLVLEALSLNMWVVAVHVPGVENSIADALSRFQWERFRTLAPGAEKEGRKCPSRIWNVMVVQH, from the exons ATGCCTGCTCTCACTGCGGCGCGGGGTCTCACGGGGCTGGCAGATGTTTCaagaaaggaaagggaaaaggTCCAGGGGGTTTTGcgaaaagggatgaccccagtgattctggaagagatggtaccGTACCTAAGTAGGTACCCGGATAGAGAGAAGGCGGAGTTATtgtttaagggttttagggatggttttcacatcccgcctccggttcatggggtccccttttcgttaaaaaattTACGTTCGGCGTTAGAATATCCGGAAGTGGTGACGGAGAAGCTAATGAAAGAGGTTAGGTTAgggcgcatggcggggccgtttgAAGAGCCACCCGTGCAAGACTTTGTGGTGTCACCTTTGGGAGTGGTACCgaagaaggagccgaataaatttcgGCTTATTCACCACTTATCGTACCCAAGGGGGGCGTCTGTAAACGACGGAATAGACCCCGAGCTATGCTCGGTGGTGTATACATCGTTTGATGCGGCGCTTCATTGGGTTCGGAACTATGGAAGGGGGGCAttgatggcaaaggctgacatagAGTCAGCCTTTCGCTTGCTGCCAGTAACACAAGAAAGTGTgaggttgttggggtgtttttgggcagggagttattttgcggatcgttgtttgcccatgggatgctcaatctcatgtgcatacttcgaagcgtttagttcgtttttagagtgggtggtgaaggacacggcggcagtgcagtcggtcattcattacctggatgattttctgtGCGTAGGGCCCGGGGGTTCGCCAGTTTGTGCGAACTTACTGGGAACCTTGCAATGGGTGGCCAAACGGTTCGGGGTGCCTCTGGCACCGGAAAAGACGGAGGGGCCCACAACTTGTTTAAGTTTTTTGGGCATCACCATTGACTCTGAGGCAATGGAGTGCCGAttaccagaagaaaaattaaGAAACTTGCAGGAGGAATTAGGTGCGGCGCGGGTGGCGAAGAAAATCACGCTCaaagggctgcagtcactgctgggcaagctgaattttgcctgcaggatcatgcccatgggccGGGTTTTCAGTAGACGGTTGGCGGCGGCAACAGCAGGGATTCGGGCCCCTCATCACTTTATCCGTTTGGGAGTTAGTCACAAGGCGGACCTGGCAGTTTGGTCCGCCTTTTTAGAGAAGTacaatggcaggtcggtaattatgggggaggtcagtagcaacgtggactgggagctctatacagatgcagcagggagcgCAGGCTTTGGGGCCTATTTTCAAGGTAGATGGTGTGCGGGGGAATGGCCGGAGCAGTGGAAGCAAGAAGGCTTAGTTCGGAACTTAGTACTATTGGAATTATTTCCAATAGTAGTGGCTATCACACTGTGGGGTAACCACTTCCGTGATAGAAAAGTAAGATTCCACTGCGAcaacatgggggtggtgcaggtgattaACAACCTCTCTGCGTCATCCCCCCCGGTGGTTAACCTGCTGCGTCAGTTGGTGCTAGAGGCCTTGTCATTAAACATGTGGGTAGTAGCGGTACACGTTCCAGGTGTCGAGaactcaattgcggatgctctctctcgctttcagtgggagcggttccggacactggcgccgggtgcggagaaggaggggaggaagtgcccgtctcgaatctggaacgtg ATGGTCGTCCAGCATTAG